Proteins found in one Methanothermobacter thermautotrophicus genomic segment:
- a CDS encoding GTP-binding protein, giving the protein MRMVIVAGTPGSGKTAVLMHTLRSLKSRGLKSSVVKIDCLYTDDDKKFEKVGVPTLVGLSMDMCPDHYAIYNIDDMIKWAEKNESDFLIIETAGLCHRCAPYTKNCLGVCVIDATSGPNTPLKVGPFLSTADIAVVTKGDMISQAEREIFRERILEVNPSAKIIEANGLSGQGCMELAEEMIESREVSLENEELRHSAPLAVCTLCVGETRVNKKHHRGILRRIDGFQTYEGE; this is encoded by the coding sequence ATGAGAATGGTAATTGTTGCAGGAACGCCTGGATCTGGAAAAACCGCGGTTCTGATGCACACACTCAGGAGCCTCAAATCAAGGGGACTGAAGTCATCGGTTGTAAAGATAGATTGCCTCTACACCGACGATGATAAGAAATTTGAGAAGGTCGGGGTGCCAACACTGGTGGGCCTCTCAATGGACATGTGCCCTGACCATTATGCCATCTACAACATAGACGACATGATAAAGTGGGCTGAGAAGAACGAATCAGACTTCCTAATCATTGAGACAGCAGGACTCTGTCACCGCTGCGCCCCCTACACAAAGAACTGCCTCGGAGTATGTGTCATAGATGCCACCAGCGGACCGAACACGCCCCTCAAGGTTGGTCCGTTCCTCTCAACTGCAGATATAGCAGTGGTGACCAAGGGTGACATGATATCCCAGGCCGAGAGGGAGATATTCAGGGAGCGCATACTGGAGGTTAACCCCTCAGCAAAGATAATAGAGGCCAACGGTCTCAGCGGGCAGGGATGCATGGAACTCGCAGAGGAGATGATCGAGAGCAGGGAGGTTTCCCTTGAAAACGAGGAGCTCCGTCACTCAGCACCCCTTGCAGTGTGCACACTATGTGTCGGTGAGACAAGGGTTAACAAGAAGCACCACAGGGGAATACTCAGAAGAATAGACGGCTTCCAGACCTATGAAGGAGAATGA